A genomic window from Pseudoalteromonas piratica includes:
- a CDS encoding diacylglycerol kinase, which produces MSEINKPNGGGLQRVFKASYCSYLGIKAAIKEEAAFRQELFLVLIMFPASFWLAQDLIHWAVLVSVLLLVLIVELLNSAIEALTDRVSTERHVLSGRAKDMGSAAVTFSLLIVGIVWGVSLYIKIFA; this is translated from the coding sequence ATGAGCGAAATAAATAAACCAAACGGCGGTGGATTACAGCGCGTATTTAAAGCCAGCTATTGTTCTTATTTAGGTATTAAAGCAGCAATAAAAGAAGAAGCGGCTTTCCGTCAAGAATTGTTTTTAGTATTAATTATGTTTCCGGCTTCATTTTGGTTGGCTCAAGACTTGATTCATTGGGCTGTATTAGTGTCGGTATTATTATTAGTACTTATCGTAGAGTTACTTAATTCTGCAATAGAAGCATTAACTGATCGCGTAAGCACAGAAAGACATGTTTTATCGGGTCGTGCAAAAGATATGGGTTCAGCAGCAGTGACTTTCTCACTATTAATAGTGGGTATTGTTTGGGGTGTAAGCCTTTATATAAAGATCTTTGCTTAA